The following are from one region of the Littorina saxatilis isolate snail1 linkage group LG2, US_GU_Lsax_2.0, whole genome shotgun sequence genome:
- the LOC138958865 gene encoding uncharacterized protein isoform X1, with product MEGTIPETESVECIKTGIENSSDNMSGKSAQYSPLLQSVPSDEEDDGLEFRRGDENNIKSSEKHDALPMYDLGSPAPNAMSNGFAVRNRRRKTRRNVIVVVVVSCALLVAALVSAAFVILGQEVNAGIVHGEQYVPYGDWTLFFNNSASEASVFLTDVDGDGLDDILVGITSLQQYMKTQALLSSHTMKQSCLELEFLYPCLGEVVALRGFDHKVLWRTRLRSGLIFTNCHHDISGDHKPDCIFTGRQSTVQAVDLATGKTHWVTDADNKTWSGHFVPEWTVFRALDIPDVDGDGILDFLVTHGGNQSREPEDHDRASGRVVFLSGATGKPIGRHLELPNNKETYMSPVRHTTANGSTYFLFGSGGETVPGDLMIVSAEDLNSYILKSGPFPLHSLFSGKEKGVMVPPVLADLTGDGTADILMSAFEGFLVLYDGETRQELWRRHFTGMESYSTPAPGHYDDDGVLDFLMLWGHGAWMAYDYATVYVISGHDGSILWQTRSKTMQMYSDLSLKTQGSHDLFLFHTIGGKSVKSGNSLDHSGHGALSGSGQRKRRHIGGHEDLDDEPVEMDGSLKSFNRMCEVGHHRFEDSHLTCTSDLDSGKMEILLLDKILAASPRNISTWFPQPHHYSLPVDKNGRHCHNLSPADRKLIDMCVVKTPKPLTGAVGDVDGDGQPDLIQLDSLTVNTIDDRYSYLSTEGDLVLSRLSLAPVLEGIRAKLVPMEFQPWRQFMGSSGNNKYTESKLKVAS from the exons ATGGAAGGCACTATTCCAGAAACTGAAAGTGTAGAGTGTATAAAAACTGGTATTGAGAACAG TTCAGACAACATGAGCGGCAAGAGCGCCCAATACTCGCCTCTCCTGCAGTCTGTACCAAGCGACGAAGAAGATGATGGCTTGGAATTCAGAAGAGGCGATGAAAACAACATCAAGTCTTCAGAGAAGCATGATGCACTTCCAATGTATGACCTCGGGTCACCTGCACCTAATGCTATGAGCAATGGATTTGCTGTCAGAAACAGACGGAGAAAGACTCGAAGAAATGTGATCGTCGTTGTTGTGGTTAGCTGTGCGTTGTTGGTCGCTGCTCTCGTTAGCGCAGCTTTTGTGATCCTCGGTCAAGAAGTGAATGCTGGGATTGTTCATGGTGAACAGTACGTTCCGTATGGGGACTGGACGCTTTTCTTTAACAACAGTG CAAGTGAGGCTAGTGTGTTCCTGACGGATGTGGATGGCGATGGTCTGGACGATATCCTAGTGGGGATTACCAGTCTCCAACAGTACATGAAGACACAAGCACTTCTGTCTTCGCACACTATGAAACAAAGCTGCTTGGAGCTAG AATTTCTTTACCCGTGTCTCGGCGAAGTAGTGGCACTGCGAGGCTTTGATCATAAAGTGCTGTGGCGGACAAGGTTACGCTCTGGACTCATCTTCACCAACTGTCACCATGACATCAGTGGGGATCACAAGCCGGACTGTATCTTCACTGGCCGACAATCCACAGTTCAGGCCGTTGATCTGGCTACAG GTAAAACACACTGGGTGACTGATGCAGACAACAAGACCTGGAGCGGCCATTTTGTCCCTGAGTGGACAGTGTTTCGAGCCCTGGACATACCTGATGTGGACGGGGATGGTATTTTGGATTTTTTGGTCACCCATGGGGGCAATCAGTCAAGAGAACCTGAG GATCATGACCGAGCATCAGGGAGAGTGGTATTTCTATCAGGAGCGACAGGCAAGCCAATAGGACGTCATCTGGAGTTGCCTAATAACAAGGAGACGTACATGAGTCCAGTCAGGCACACCACTGCCAATGGCTCCACCTACTTCCTGTTTGGTAGTGGTGGAGAGACTGTACCAG GCGATTTGATGATTGTCTCGGCTGAGGACCTCAACAGCTATATCTTGAAAAGCGGTCCCTTTCCTCTTCATAGCCTTTTCAG CGGCAAAGAAAAAGGTGTGATGGTGCCGCCAGTGTTAGCAGACCTGACTGGAGACGGTACAGCAGACATTCTCATGTCAGCGTTTGAAGGCTTTCTGGTTCTGTACGATGGTGAAACACGCCAGGAACTGTGGAGACGACACTTCACGGGCATGGAAAGCTACAG TACACCGGCCCCAGgtcattatgatgatgatggtgtgtTGGACTTCCTGATGCTTTGGGGCCATGGTGCATGGATGGCCTATGACTATGCCACA GTGTATGTAATCAGTGGACATGATGGAAGCATCCTCTGGCAAACCAGAAGCAAGACCATGCAGATGTACTCTGACCTGTCGTTGAAGACTCAGGGGTCACATGACCTCTTCTTGTTCCACACCATTGGCGGAAAATCGGTAAAGTCTGGGAATTCACTTGATCACAGTGGTCATGGAGCTCTCAGTGGCAGTGGGCAGAGGAAG CGGCGCCACATAGGAGGGCATGAAGATTTGGATGATGAGCCAGTGGAAATGGATGGTTCTTTGAAAAGTTTCAACCGCATGT GTGAGGTAGGCCATCACCGCTTTGAGGATTCCCACCTGACCTGTACCAGTGACCTTGACAGTGGCAAGATGGAGATCTTGCTGCTGGACAAAATACTTGCTGCCTCTCCTCGTAACATCTCCACTTGGTTCCCTCAACCACACCACTACT CATTACCTGTGGACAAGAATGGAAGACACTGTCACAACCTGTCTCCTGCCGACCGCAAACTGATAGATATGTGTGTTGTCAAGACACCCAAACCTCTGACCG GAGCTGTTGGGGATGTGGACGGCGATGGACAACCGGACCTGATCCAGCTGGACAGTCTGACGGTCAACACCATCGATGACCGCTATAGTTACCTCTCTACTGAAGGTGACCTTGTTCTCTCTCGACTCTCGCTCGCCCCGGTGCTAGAGGGAATTAGGGCAAAGCTGGTTCCTATGGAATTTCAACCATGGAGACAGTTTATGGGTTCATCTGGAAACAACAAGTACACGGAAAGCAAATTGAAGGTGGCGAGCTGA
- the LOC138958865 gene encoding uncharacterized protein isoform X2 yields MSGKSAQYSPLLQSVPSDEEDDGLEFRRGDENNIKSSEKHDALPMYDLGSPAPNAMSNGFAVRNRRRKTRRNVIVVVVVSCALLVAALVSAAFVILGQEVNAGIVHGEQYVPYGDWTLFFNNSASEASVFLTDVDGDGLDDILVGITSLQQYMKTQALLSSHTMKQSCLELEFLYPCLGEVVALRGFDHKVLWRTRLRSGLIFTNCHHDISGDHKPDCIFTGRQSTVQAVDLATGKTHWVTDADNKTWSGHFVPEWTVFRALDIPDVDGDGILDFLVTHGGNQSREPEDHDRASGRVVFLSGATGKPIGRHLELPNNKETYMSPVRHTTANGSTYFLFGSGGETVPGDLMIVSAEDLNSYILKSGPFPLHSLFSGKEKGVMVPPVLADLTGDGTADILMSAFEGFLVLYDGETRQELWRRHFTGMESYSTPAPGHYDDDGVLDFLMLWGHGAWMAYDYATVYVISGHDGSILWQTRSKTMQMYSDLSLKTQGSHDLFLFHTIGGKSVKSGNSLDHSGHGALSGSGQRKRRHIGGHEDLDDEPVEMDGSLKSFNRMCEVGHHRFEDSHLTCTSDLDSGKMEILLLDKILAASPRNISTWFPQPHHYSLPVDKNGRHCHNLSPADRKLIDMCVVKTPKPLTGAVGDVDGDGQPDLIQLDSLTVNTIDDRYSYLSTEGDLVLSRLSLAPVLEGIRAKLVPMEFQPWRQFMGSSGNNKYTESKLKVAS; encoded by the exons ATGAGCGGCAAGAGCGCCCAATACTCGCCTCTCCTGCAGTCTGTACCAAGCGACGAAGAAGATGATGGCTTGGAATTCAGAAGAGGCGATGAAAACAACATCAAGTCTTCAGAGAAGCATGATGCACTTCCAATGTATGACCTCGGGTCACCTGCACCTAATGCTATGAGCAATGGATTTGCTGTCAGAAACAGACGGAGAAAGACTCGAAGAAATGTGATCGTCGTTGTTGTGGTTAGCTGTGCGTTGTTGGTCGCTGCTCTCGTTAGCGCAGCTTTTGTGATCCTCGGTCAAGAAGTGAATGCTGGGATTGTTCATGGTGAACAGTACGTTCCGTATGGGGACTGGACGCTTTTCTTTAACAACAGTG CAAGTGAGGCTAGTGTGTTCCTGACGGATGTGGATGGCGATGGTCTGGACGATATCCTAGTGGGGATTACCAGTCTCCAACAGTACATGAAGACACAAGCACTTCTGTCTTCGCACACTATGAAACAAAGCTGCTTGGAGCTAG AATTTCTTTACCCGTGTCTCGGCGAAGTAGTGGCACTGCGAGGCTTTGATCATAAAGTGCTGTGGCGGACAAGGTTACGCTCTGGACTCATCTTCACCAACTGTCACCATGACATCAGTGGGGATCACAAGCCGGACTGTATCTTCACTGGCCGACAATCCACAGTTCAGGCCGTTGATCTGGCTACAG GTAAAACACACTGGGTGACTGATGCAGACAACAAGACCTGGAGCGGCCATTTTGTCCCTGAGTGGACAGTGTTTCGAGCCCTGGACATACCTGATGTGGACGGGGATGGTATTTTGGATTTTTTGGTCACCCATGGGGGCAATCAGTCAAGAGAACCTGAG GATCATGACCGAGCATCAGGGAGAGTGGTATTTCTATCAGGAGCGACAGGCAAGCCAATAGGACGTCATCTGGAGTTGCCTAATAACAAGGAGACGTACATGAGTCCAGTCAGGCACACCACTGCCAATGGCTCCACCTACTTCCTGTTTGGTAGTGGTGGAGAGACTGTACCAG GCGATTTGATGATTGTCTCGGCTGAGGACCTCAACAGCTATATCTTGAAAAGCGGTCCCTTTCCTCTTCATAGCCTTTTCAG CGGCAAAGAAAAAGGTGTGATGGTGCCGCCAGTGTTAGCAGACCTGACTGGAGACGGTACAGCAGACATTCTCATGTCAGCGTTTGAAGGCTTTCTGGTTCTGTACGATGGTGAAACACGCCAGGAACTGTGGAGACGACACTTCACGGGCATGGAAAGCTACAG TACACCGGCCCCAGgtcattatgatgatgatggtgtgtTGGACTTCCTGATGCTTTGGGGCCATGGTGCATGGATGGCCTATGACTATGCCACA GTGTATGTAATCAGTGGACATGATGGAAGCATCCTCTGGCAAACCAGAAGCAAGACCATGCAGATGTACTCTGACCTGTCGTTGAAGACTCAGGGGTCACATGACCTCTTCTTGTTCCACACCATTGGCGGAAAATCGGTAAAGTCTGGGAATTCACTTGATCACAGTGGTCATGGAGCTCTCAGTGGCAGTGGGCAGAGGAAG CGGCGCCACATAGGAGGGCATGAAGATTTGGATGATGAGCCAGTGGAAATGGATGGTTCTTTGAAAAGTTTCAACCGCATGT GTGAGGTAGGCCATCACCGCTTTGAGGATTCCCACCTGACCTGTACCAGTGACCTTGACAGTGGCAAGATGGAGATCTTGCTGCTGGACAAAATACTTGCTGCCTCTCCTCGTAACATCTCCACTTGGTTCCCTCAACCACACCACTACT CATTACCTGTGGACAAGAATGGAAGACACTGTCACAACCTGTCTCCTGCCGACCGCAAACTGATAGATATGTGTGTTGTCAAGACACCCAAACCTCTGACCG GAGCTGTTGGGGATGTGGACGGCGATGGACAACCGGACCTGATCCAGCTGGACAGTCTGACGGTCAACACCATCGATGACCGCTATAGTTACCTCTCTACTGAAGGTGACCTTGTTCTCTCTCGACTCTCGCTCGCCCCGGTGCTAGAGGGAATTAGGGCAAAGCTGGTTCCTATGGAATTTCAACCATGGAGACAGTTTATGGGTTCATCTGGAAACAACAAGTACACGGAAAGCAAATTGAAGGTGGCGAGCTGA